The Silurus meridionalis isolate SWU-2019-XX chromosome 18, ASM1480568v1, whole genome shotgun sequence genome includes the window GggtaaaaacgttttttttggggatttttttttcttatggtggtcttttttaaacaggttttccccagatacacacacacacacacacacacacacacacacacacacacacacacacacacacacacacacatatatactctCCCCCCAGCAAtccacactctgtgtgtgtgtgtgtgtgtgtgtgtgtgtgtgtgtgtgtgtgtgtggttttccaTGAGGGTTAGATTTGAGTCTCTTGTACTTTGTCCTTGTTGTGTGATTTTATGATGAAGGGCTCAGGCATAGTGCTGACACTGGGTAAAGTCCGTGGGAGCGAATTTCCAGTGCGGCAGTTTTCTGTCCATTTGTTAGCATGTCCCCAAGGCTTGTATGAGTTCTGagtgttatattttttctcattgGGTCTGTAATCCATTTCAGGTTTTTGAGGGCTCAATTCTTGCTTGTGACTAAAGTATTCTAGTTTAAACGGGCTGTATTCTGACTTAAATCCACTGTAGTCTGGTTTAAAATGGCTGCAATCCGTTTTCAAGGGGCTGTAGTTGATAGAAGGTTTGTTTGGAAAGTAATCTGATTTAGGCTTGTGCATACTGTAGTCCATCTCGTGTTTGTGAATATTGTAATCAGATTTGTAAGGGCTAAAGTCCAGTTTGACTGTTGGAGATTTGTAGTCAGGCTTATAAGTGCTATATCCAGGTTTGTATGCAGTCTGCTcatgttttttgtgtatgtggtAATCAGGGAGTGACTTGTGTTGGCTGTTTGTAAAAGGTTTGTGGGAACTATAGTCGACTAGTGCAAGTGTGTTGTAATCAAATTTGGACATGTGTTTAGTGTAGTCTGTCTTTAGAACGTCAGTCATGTCGTCTGATTTGGTTTTGCAGGTGCCGAAGTGAGATTTGGGTTTGTGGATGCCGTAATCGGATTTAAGTTCAGGTGTGTGGTAGCTGTAGTCTAATTTGTGGGGGATGTAGTCTAATTTCTGAATGTCTTTATGGTCTCTTTTCATTGGGAGTTTCACTGTGACCTCCCCAGACATACTAGCAGCAGAGGCAGGTGGTGGTAGGTCTTCTTTATCTACAGGAATGATCTCTACGCTCCTCGCCGCTGAAACTGTGCTTCTTTGCTGATGCCGCTTCCGCAGTTTATAGAACACAATTAGCATGACTGCTGCCAGGAGAGTTACAGCCAGAAAGCAGCCGATAATGATCTTGGTAGTCTTCATCACCTCATCCAGACTGGTACTAGCAGGTTTGGATGGCTTCCCTGTCGACACTTTTGATGTGGACATGGCTGGCATTCGGCTTGGTGGTATATTGGTGCTTTTGAGGACAACGGTTGGTGTTGAGATAAAAACTGGTTGAAACACTGAAGGTGAAGTAGTGGTTGTGGTGCTTTGATGTGCTTCTGTAGTGGTCCAAGGTTTGGGCATGTTGTTCATTGGGTCAAGAACTTCTACTGTGGTGAAGTGGAAGCTGAGGTTGGATGTGTTGAGTTCTGCTGCACTCACATTTAAATAAGCGGACGCATTGGATTTTCCAGCTGCGTTGGACACCATGCAGGTGTACGTGCCTGTGTCACTGACCAGCACATTTGAGAAGTTTAGAGTCCCATCACTAACCACTGTTATGCGCAGATGGTTCGTTGCATGTGTCAGTATAGTTCCATTGGGTAAAAACCACTGTACTGATGACATGGATGCTGTCCGACATCGAAATTCCGCTACTCGATCAGCCGAAATATTGAGGTCTCTGGGAGCATCAGAAATGAAGGGTGCAGAACACTGCATTGTATCTGTGTCTCCTTTGTCAACATCCACCAGCTGACGGCCTCTCATGTGTGCTGGTGAATGGCATCTGCCACAACAGGTTAAATTTGTGCGAATGTACTGATTAAGCCAGCGTGCTAGCCACAGTGAGTCACAGTCGCAGTTCCAGGGATTATGGTGGAGGTGCAGCTCCATCAGGTATTTCAGTGGTGAAAAGAGGTCATAGGGTAGAGAACTCAGGTTGTTATGGGCTAAGTTTAGGTCCACCAGTGATGACAGGCCATCAAATGCATTACGTTCAATTAAACCTATTTTAGAGTTCATGATCCAAAGCTTTTTAAGTGAAGTCAGTCCTCTGAAGTAGCTGGGTTTAATCACAGGGTAAAAGTTCTCCGAGATCTCTAGCTCCTCTAGCACTAGCAGTGAGTTTAAGTTGGGAATCTCCCCTTTGATGTTGCACATACCCAAGTTGAGGTACTTGAGGTTGACCAGACCTTCAAAGGCCCCATCAGAAATGTACTCAAGCTTTCGCAGCTCCCCCAGGTCCAGTCGCATGAGAGAGGGCACTCGATTAAAGGCATAAGATGGGATGCTTTCAATTGGGTTGTTTCTGAGCCACAGTTCCCTCAGCTTAGACAGATATTCAAAGGCCCCACTAGGCACTACAGTCAGTCGGTTATCAAAGAGCTCCAGCGTATTCAGGTTGGTCAGCCCATTGAAAGCTCCCACTTCAATTTGTCTGATAGCATTGCGTCCTAACTGTAGCACCTCCAGGTGATGGAGATGGCGAAAAGTGTCAGCCTGCACTGCCTCAATGGCGTTCTCCATTAGATTAAGATGTCTTGTGTTGGTGGGAATGCCAGGGGGCACATGAGTGAGGCCACGGCGGGTACACACCACCTTGCTGAGCTGGTTACTGCAGGAGCAGGTCGGGGGGCAACCCTGAGTCCCCAGTGCACCCTCTGCCACCTCAACATGTGCTTGCACCATGAGAAAGATGACAAAGAGCAGGGTAGCTTTCCTGACTCGATGTGCAGCTACACGCTCCAGGACACTCATGTTGTGGCACAATCATATTTCAACATGGTCTTGGGGAGGGGAGGAGGCTGGTAAAAAAGGGAATAATGGGAAGGATTTGTATTTGGTTAAGTAAGCTAGCCCTACCCAGGGTTAAGCAAAACTCTGACTCGGTTTTCCATCTACTGTACTGGGGGTGGGGTCATTTTCAGTGACCGGTGTATGAGAGCAAAAGGTATAGGATTGTTGGGCAGAAGCCAagcattaataaattaaaaggaaatgaaagatgTAGATCTATAAGAAGGGCTGGAAAGACCAAAAACCTACCTCGTTGAATTTACTGGTCCAATTTTTATCACATAGGTGCATGTTTTTATTCCTGAATCCAAAGGAAAAATCTTctgccagtttttttttatcgaaaAAAGATGAGCAACAAAATGGTTACGAATAAATCCACAAACGAAGCAATAAAGCTTTATGCTACGATAACATTCCAGTTTTGCTCAGACGCATGCGCTTTGCTTCTTAACACTGTCTGCAGATGGTTGTCCTTGGAAAGTGTCATTTGATGCCATTACTAAATGCCTCTTCTAAATCTCCATCGTGAATGCCTACATGCACTAAAACAAGGGAGGGGGTGAAGAAGCAGGTAAAATCAAGAAACATCAAAATTCCAGTCTTTTCAAATGCACTTCTCTCCTTCTTGTTTTccctgcatttttttcccacttaTTTTTCTCCAGTTgctgatgttctcctgtatcTGCTTATCCATTTGCCTGCATAGAGTCCAGTTAAAAAGGCTGAGACATGCACTGCAGTCATTaggttatttttttcccccttgatGTAGCTCTACATTCGCATATGGCGGCAGCTGCACTCTTCTTCACATGTTCTCACTGCAATCCGTCGAATTCCTCGATAAATGTTATACAGAGGGTACCAGATTGTAGGTAGCGGTAATAATCCGTTAAAGGCTTGTGCACTGCAGAAAGCTGTCAGTTGTGTTCAAGCGTGCTCTCTTGTTCTCTtgaatgagagcgagagagacctTCTCCTCCCCTGCTATGACGCTGCATTGATCTGGAAAGTATCTGTATTGTATGGAGCTGAGACGAGTGTCCTTAGCTGAGAGCAGTTTTGGAGAGCTCATCCCCTTGTTGGCTGCCCAGGCGTCTGGCTCGAGCGGTTGGAGGATTGTTCTGGCAAGGAAAAAGTGCATCCCCACGGCAACAGCATTTTCATTCTCCCTGAAATTCTCTCTTATCCCTCTCAacactccctccctccctctctctctcctgctgctGTTTCTGGCTCAATCTTTGTTCCGCTGCATTGTAGCAAGCAGATGAGGCACAGGCTTATGCTCTTACTCCCCCTTTTGTCCTTCAGTGGAAGTGCATATGTACTGCTGACACATTTTGCCTCAAgctgtggattttttttggtGCATTTATTTGTGCATTAATATCCAACCTTACCCTCTCTTACCCTCTCTTGCCTTCTTGCACTCTTTTGGTCAGTTTGTTGTGCTCCTGTGATTCTTTATAAGATGGCAGGTTTGCACTgcaaaaattcagtactgtatgATTCTGCATTCAAGCTGCATACTGCCCTGGGGATGGACTGCAGTGAGGAAAAGTAGCTGATTTTAAAGATACACACACTTGTGTATGACCTGGAGCACACACTGTACATGCACAATGTGCATATAGTATTCACAGGGTGATACCATTTCCTATGGTAGGGTATGTAACTCTGGGAGATTGGGAGAAGATTGTTCATTTACCTCTGTCTCTatcatgtctttctttctctctctttcactctggaGATTTGTATTTGgcattaataatcatttttattcttacCAAACAGGGCTGACTTCCACTAGTGTATATTTTTCTGATATGAGAAGAATTCCACTCCGTGTTTGCCTGTAGAACTCACTTTATTGTTGTGCTTGGTGTATTCTAGAGAGTGGAGGTACAGTTCAGTGTGATGCAGGAGCCTTCAGAATGTTTTTAACACAATTCTCTAATTAGAATCTGCATGTATATCCGTTTATAACTCCATTGTATGTCCAAAAAATGTCTTCAGTTACATCTCATCCATGGCATATGCCCTCAGAGCTTCCTTTGCGTATtatctcagatttttttttattgtgtttcttttctttacttcactttttACCCCTAGACACGTTGGCCACTTGTAACATGTAACATTTAATCACAAGTTCTGAAACTACATAAATACCTAGTTATCACATGATAGGGCCAACGGGGCTACGGTTCATGGCTTTCAATTTACTTCGAAACACTACAGTGTCGTGAGCCTTGGGCAAAGTTTATTTTGGGGTCATCTGCTTTTGCAGTGCTGAGACTCCATTCCCATCACAAAGCCAGTCAACCATCAAGAAATGGAAACCAGAAAAGGGAAATGGCTGGAACCTGCAGTGCAGCTCTAATCTGCTAAtagatgtatttaataaata containing:
- the lrrc4.1 gene encoding leucine-rich repeat-containing protein 4, which gives rise to MSVLERVAAHRVRKATLLFVIFLMVQAHVEVAEGALGTQGCPPTCSCSNQLSKVVCTRRGLTHVPPGIPTNTRHLNLMENAIEAVQADTFRHLHHLEVLQLGRNAIRQIEVGAFNGLTNLNTLELFDNRLTVVPSGAFEYLSKLRELWLRNNPIESIPSYAFNRVPSLMRLDLGELRKLEYISDGAFEGLVNLKYLNLGMCNIKGEIPNLNSLLVLEELEISENFYPVIKPSYFRGLTSLKKLWIMNSKIGLIERNAFDGLSSLVDLNLAHNNLSSLPYDLFSPLKYLMELHLHHNPWNCDCDSLWLARWLNQYIRTNLTCCGRCHSPAHMRGRQLVDVDKGDTDTMQCSAPFISDAPRDLNISADRVAEFRCRTASMSSVQWFLPNGTILTHATNHLRITVVSDGTLNFSNVLVSDTGTYTCMVSNAAGKSNASAYLNVSAAELNTSNLSFHFTTVEVLDPMNNMPKPWTTTEAHQSTTTTTSPSVFQPVFISTPTVVLKSTNIPPSRMPAMSTSKVSTGKPSKPASTSLDEVMKTTKIIIGCFLAVTLLAAVMLIVFYKLRKRHQQRSTVSAARSVEIIPVDKEDLPPPASAASMSGEVTVKLPMKRDHKDIQKLDYIPHKLDYSYHTPELKSDYGIHKPKSHFGTCKTKSDDMTDVLKTDYTKHMSKFDYNTLALVDYSSHKPFTNSQHKSLPDYHIHKKHEQTAYKPGYSTYKPDYKSPTVKLDFSPYKSDYNIHKHEMDYSMHKPKSDYFPNKPSINYSPLKTDCSHFKPDYSGFKSEYSPFKLEYFSHKQELSPQKPEMDYRPNEKKYNTQNSYKPWGHANKWTENCRTGNSLPRTLPSVSTMPEPFIIKSHNKDKVQETQI